The Novosphingobium aromaticivorans DSM 12444 genome segment ACGATCAACCGCAACGTGCGCGAACTGGTGGGCGGGCTCAACAAGCTGATCGCCTATGCCCAGCTCACCGGCCAGCCGGTCTCGCTGCAACTGGCGGAAGAACAGTTGACCGATATCCTCTCGGCCAACCGCCGCCGCATCACCATCGACGAGATCCAGCGCACGGTCTGCCAGTTCTACCGCGTCGACCGCACCGAAATGGCCAGCAAGCGCCGCGCCCGCGCGGTCGTTCGTCCGCGCCAGGTGGCGATGTACCTTGCCAAGGTGCTGACGCCGCGCTCTTATCCGGAGATCGGCCGCAAGTTCGGCGGTCGCGACCACTCCACCGTGATCCACGCGGTCCGTCTGATCGAGGAACTGCGCGCCCGCGATGCCGACATGGACGGCGACGTGCGCACGCTCCTGCGCCAGCTTGAGGACTGAACAGGCTTTCCCTGGCCGGTCCATCGGTTTTCCCGGGGTTTTGCACAGACATGGCCCGGAGGCGCGCAATGCTCGCCTTCGGGCCGTTTTGCATCTAGATGCGCTCCCATGACGACGCCTGCCCTCTCCCCGGCTCTCACGCCGGACCGTCTTGACCGCTTCGCCCGCCATATCGTCCTGCCCGAAGTGGGCGCGATCGGGCAGGCTCGGCTGGCCGCGAGCCATGTCGTGCTGGTCGGCATGGGCGGCATCGGATCGCCGGCGCTCCAGTATCTTGCGGGCGCGGGCGTCGGCAGGCTCACGCTGATCGACGACGACGTGGTCGAAGCATCGAACCTCCAGCGCCAGACGATCTATACCGAAGAAGACCTCGGCAAGCCCAAAGCGCAAGCGGCGGCAGCATGGGTCGCGCGGTTCGATCCGGCGCTCGAGGTCGTACATCACGTCACCCGCATCGGGCGGGAGAATGCCGCGGACCTAATCGCCGGAGCCGACGTCGTGCTCGACGGTTCGGACAACTTCGCCACGCGCCTGTCGGTTTCGGACGCCTGCGTTTCGGTAGGGGTAGCGCTCTCCAGTGTCGCTTTAGGTCGCTTTCAGGGACAGGTGGCGAATTTCGCCGGGCACCGTCCGGGTGAGGCCTGCTACCGCTGTTTCGTGGGCGATGCCTTCGATGCCGAGGACTGCGACACATGCGCCGACCTTGGGGTGCTGGGCGCGATGGTCGGCATGATCGGCGCATTCGGAGCGATGGCGGCGATGCGGGTACTGCTGGAAGGCGTCAGCACGCTGGGCGACCCGCAATGGGGCCAACTCCACGTATTCGACGGCCTCAAACCCAGCCTGAGAACCATGCGCATCGCCCGCGATCCCGAATGTCGGGGCTGCACTTCAGGCCAGTAGCTCGTCGACCCAGGCGGTCACCGTCTCGGTCGCCGGACCAAGCCGCGTCTCGTGGAACCAGGCCGACCCCTGAGAGCGTTCCAGATTGAGTTCGAGTGTCTGAAGGCCCAGTTCGCGTGCGGTGCGCACGAAACCGGCCGCCGGATAGACTGCGCCCGAAGTGCCGATCGAAACGAACAGGTCTGCCTCCGCCAGCGCGTCGTGGATCTCGTCCATGCGATAGGGAATCTCGCCGAACCAGACGATATCGGGCCGCAGCGCCGGCATGGCGCAGGCCGGGCATGGTGGGCGGTGGAGCAACGGCCCGGTCCAGCGGTGGCGCGCGTCGCAGGCGGTGCACCAGGCACTGAGGTGTTCGCCATGCATGTGCAGCACGTTGATGGCACCGCCCCGCTCGTGGAGGTCGTCGACGTTCTGGGTGACGATCAGGACCTCTCCGGCCGTCTTCCTCGGCCATTCCCGGTCGAGCCGGGCAAGCGCATG includes the following:
- a CDS encoding HesA/MoeB/ThiF family protein, which encodes MTTPALSPALTPDRLDRFARHIVLPEVGAIGQARLAASHVVLVGMGGIGSPALQYLAGAGVGRLTLIDDDVVEASNLQRQTIYTEEDLGKPKAQAAAAWVARFDPALEVVHHVTRIGRENAADLIAGADVVLDGSDNFATRLSVSDACVSVGVALSSVALGRFQGQVANFAGHRPGEACYRCFVGDAFDAEDCDTCADLGVLGAMVGMIGAFGAMAAMRVLLEGVSTLGDPQWGQLHVFDGLKPSLRTMRIARDPECRGCTSGQ
- a CDS encoding NAD-dependent deacylase; translation: MKRPRNIVVLTGAGISAESGIDTFRGAGGLWENHRVEDVATPEAFARDPELVLRFYDMRREAIQTKEPNVAHHALARLDREWPRKTAGEVLIVTQNVDDLHERGGAINVLHMHGEHLSAWCTACDARHRWTGPLLHRPPCPACAMPALRPDIVWFGEIPYRMDEIHDALAEADLFVSIGTSGAVYPAAGFVRTARELGLQTLELNLERSQGSAWFHETRLGPATETVTAWVDELLA